One Anolis carolinensis isolate JA03-04 chromosome 4, rAnoCar3.1.pri, whole genome shotgun sequence DNA window includes the following coding sequences:
- the grm4 gene encoding metabotropic glutamate receptor 4 isoform X1 codes for MLLMHPLHFTTAFALCIVGGGWGRLEGYGDCRVGEGNGCERMPIYNRKLVNQITSFGPGEEKGKGQCDRGGGCSDGWGAPIEVVSGRGRYGKGRPNHLIRPRVFGRTLIVPKRSPDIANLGSQDGGPSRLRVVLFNARSVNGKTSFIQDLILDEHVDLACITETWLDEMGGVNLTQLCPPGYSVQNQPRSGGRGGGVAVVYKDSIPLTRCPVPQSTMFECVHLRVGDRDRLGILLVYRPPRCTTVSLPELAEVVSGLALESRQLIVLGDFNVHAETNLSGAAQDFMAAMATMGLSQLVTGPTHSAGHTLDWVFCQGWEEGGGVEELTIAPLPWTDHHLIRFRLTAPPNLCRGGGPKMVCPRRLMDPEGFLTTLGEFPASSAGDPVDALVSLWNGEMTRAIDTIAPERPLSSNRAKPAPWFTEELAAMKRKKRELECVWRSGYNESDRTRLGSYLRAYAAAIKAARRAHLAANIASAQNRPAALFRVIRGLLTPTNQGGSPDNSAARCEAFARFFADKVALIRSDFDTILTAVSEDVTSAPACPVLLDSFQLVELEDVDKILGEARLTTCILDPCPSWLVREARGGLAEWVKVVVNASLREGKFPASLKMAVIKPLLKKPSLDPTQFGNFRPISNLPYLGKVLEHVVASQLQGFLVDTDFLDPAQSGFRPGHGTETALVALVDDLRRELDRGSVSLLVLLDLSAAFDTVDHGILLGRLAGMGLGGTVLQWLHSFLEGRSQMVSLGDASSAPQPLTCGVPQGSVLSPMLFNIYMKPLGEIIRSFGVRCHLYADDVQLCHSFPPVTKEAVQVLNRCLAAVSDWMRANKLKLNPDKTEVLLVSRKAEQGTGLQPVLDGVTLPLKAQVRSLGVILDSSLSLEPQVSAVARGAFAQLKLVRQLRPYLGKPDLATVVHTLVTSRLDYCNTLYVGLPLKTVRKLQLVQREAARLITGAAYRECTTPLLRQLHWLPISYRAQFKVLALAYKALNGSGPAYLSERVSRYDPPRSLRSSDEALLAVPSASQVRLAGTRDRAFSVVAPRLWNALPIEVRQAPSLLSFRKRTKTWLWDQAFEHE; via the coding sequence atgctgctcatgcaccctctgcactttacaactgcatttgcactttgtattgttggaggggggtgggggaggctggagggttatggggactgcagggtgggggaagggaatgggtgtgaaaggatgccaatctataacagaaaactagtaaaccaaataacatcgtttggaccaggggaagagaaagggaaaggacagtgtgataggggaggagggtgttctgatgggtggggagcccctatagaggtggtgtctgggagggggagatacgggaaagggagaccaaatcatttaattcggcctagggtttttggtaggacattaatagttccaaaacggtctcctgacatagctaatctgggtagccaggatggtggtccctccaggttaagggtggtgctgtttaatgccaggtcagtgaacggaaaaacatctttcatccaagatctcatcttggatgagcatgtagacctggcatgtattacggagacctggctggacgagatgggaggagttaatctcacccagctctgcccgccaggttattccgtacagaaccagccgagatctggagggaggggaggtggggtcgcggtggtctataaggattccatccccctgaccaggtgccccgtcccacagtcgaccatgtttgaatgtgtccacctgagggtgggagaccgggacagattagggattctgttagtgtaccgaccaccccgctgcactacagtctccctgcctgagctagctgaggtggtctcgggcctggcgttggagtcccggcagctcatagtgctgggggacttcaatgtccatgccgagaccaacctctcaggtgcagctcaggacttcatggccgccatggcaaccatggggctgtcccaattagtaacaggccccacccacagtgcgggacacacactggactgggtcttctgtcagggatgggaggaaggtggcggtgtggaggagctcaccatcgctccgttgccatggaccgaccatcacctgatcaggtttagacttactgcgccccccaacctctgcaggggtggtggacctaaaatggtctgccccaggagacttatggatccagaaggattcctgaccactcttggggaatttcccgcctcctcggcaggtgatcctgttgatgctctggtctctctctggaatggagagatgactagggcaatagacacgattgctccggagcgtcccctctcgagtaaccgagctaaaccagctccttggtttactgaggagctggcagcgatgaagcgaaagaagagggaactagagtgcgtgtggcgatcagggtataacgagtcagaccgaacacggctaggctcctatcttagggcatatgccgcggcaatcaaagctgcaaggagagcccaccttgcggccaacattgcgtccgcacagaaccgtccggcggcgctgttccgtgtcatcagagggttgttaactcccaccaatcaaggtgggagccctgataactcggcagcccgctgtgaagcatttgctcggttctttgcggacaaagtcgctctgatccgttccgactttgacaccatattaacggcagtctctgaggatgtaacgagtgcacctgcttgtccagttttgttggattcatttcaattggttgagctcgaggatgtggacaagatcctgggagaggcgagactgaccacatgcatcctagacccctgcccatcctggctggtgagagaagccagagggggtttggccgagtgggtgaaggtggtggtaaatgcctcccttcgggagggcaagtttccagcgagcctaaaaatggctgtgatcaagccgctgttgaaaaagccatcattggatcctactcaattcggaaactttcggcctatttccaatctcccctatttgggcaaggtcttggaacatgtggttgcttcgcagctccagggtttcttggttgacactgattttctggatccggcacagtctggctttaggccggggcatggtactgagacagccttggtcgccttagtcgatgatctacgccgggaactggacagggggagtgtgtccctgctggttctgctggacctctcagcagccttcgataccgtcgatcacggtatccttctgggacgcctcgcgggaatgggacttggaggtactgttttgcagtggctccactcattcctggagggtcggtcccagatggtgtcattgggggatgcctcctcggccccacaaccattgacttgtggggtcccgcagggctctgtgttatctcccatgttgtttaacatctacatgaagccgctgggagagatcatcaggagtttcggggtccggtgtcatctgtacgcagatgatgtccagctctgtcactccttcccacctgtcactaaggaggctgtccaggtcctgaaccggtgcttggccgctgtgtcggactggatgagggccaacaaattgaaattgaatccagacaagacagaggtcctcctggtcagtcggaaggctgaacagggtactgggttacagcctgtgctggatggggtcacactccccctgaaggcgcaggtgcgcagtctgggggtgatcctggactcatcgttgagcctggagccccaggtctcagcggtggctaggggagccttcgcacaattaaaacttgtgcgccagctgcgaccgtaccttgggaagccggacttggccacggtggtacacacccttgttacatctcgtttagactactgcaacacactctacgtggggctgcctttgaagactgttcggaagcttcaattagtccaacgggaggctgccaggttaataactggggcggcgtacagggagtgtactactcctctgttacgccagctccactggctgccaattagctaccgagcacaattcaaggtgctggctttagcctataaagctctaaacggttccggcccagcttatctgtccgaacgtgtctcccgctacgacccacctcgaagcttaagatcgtcagatgaggccctgctcgcggtcccgtcagcctcacaggtgcggctggcggggacgagagacagggccttttcagtggtggctccccgcctatggaacgccctccccattgaagtcaggcaggctccctccctcctgtctttccgaaagaggacaaaaacgtggttatgggaccaggcatttgagcatgagtag